The following proteins are co-located in the Vanessa cardui chromosome 15, ilVanCard2.1, whole genome shotgun sequence genome:
- the LOC124535876 gene encoding serine/threonine-protein kinase minibrain isoform X5, with translation MVRKGESTGALLRTLSDTLRWRSFRALTMVYYAKKKRRAQQYLGDDGSNKKERKLYNDGYDDDNHDYIIKQGEKFLDRYEISSPIGKGSFGQVVKAYDHEEQCQVAIKIIKNKKPFLNQAQIEVKLLEMMNRADAENKYYIVKLKRHFMWRNHLCLVFELLSYNLYDLLRNTNFRGVSLNLTRKFAQQLCTALLFLSQPELNIIHCDLKPENILLCNPKRSAIKIVDFGSSCQLGQRIYQYIQSRFYRSPEVLLGIPYDLAIDMWSLGCILVEMHTGEPLFSGANELDQMNKIVEVLGMPPDHLLDQAHKTRKFFDKLPASEGGGYVLKKVAGKDSGYRKYRAAGTRRLHDILGVEGGGPAARRRGEPGHSVSDYLKFKDLILRMLEYDPKQRVTPYYALQHNFFKRTADESTNTQQAQSHHQHVGGARLWGGAERMDVEGVRDVRDVRDVRDVRDVRRDDDLLPAVCVQHSPVAIH, from the exons ATGGTGCGCAAAGGGGAGTCCACGGGCGCCCTCCTCAGGACTCTGTCCGATACGCTCCGCTGGCGCTCCTTTCGAGCCCTCACAATG GTATACTACGCGAAGAAGAAACGGAGAGCGCAACAGTACCTCGGCGACGACGGTTCAAACAAAAAGGAGAGGAAACTATATAACGACGGTTACGATGATGATAACCACGATTACATCATCAAACAGGGCGAGAAGTTCCTCGACCGATACGAGATCTCATCGCCGATCGGCAAGGGCTCGTTTGGACAG gTTGTGAAAGCATACGACCACGAGGAGCAGTGTCAAGTAgcgataaaaattattaaaaataagaaacctTTCCTAAACCAGGCACAAATAGAAGTCAAGTTACTAGAAATGATGAACAGGGCGGATGCcgaaaataagtattatatag TAAAACTGAAGCGTCACTTCATGTGGCGGAACCACCTGTGCCTAGTGTTCGAGTTGCTCTCGTACAACCTGTACGATTTGTTGCGGAACACCAACTTCCGAGGTGTCTCGCTGAATCTGACGCGTAAATTCGCGCAACAGCTCTGCACCGCGTTACTGTTCCTTAGTCAACCTG aactAAATATAATTCACTGTGATCTTAAGCCTGAGAATATTCTACTATGCAACCCCAAGAGGTCAGCCATAAAGATTGTGGACTTTGGTAGTTCATGTCAACTAGGTCAAAGG ATATACCAATACATCCAGTCAAGGTTCTACAGGTCGCCTGAGGTCCTGTTAGGCATTCCATACGACCTGGCGATCGACATGTGGTCACTCGGTTGCATACTGGTCGAGATGCACACTGGCGAGCCGTTGTTCAGCGGAGCCAACGAGCTCGACCAAATGAACAAGATTGTCGAAGTGCTGGGAATGCCCCCGGATCACCTGTTGGATCAG GCACACAAAACAAGAAAGTTCTTTGACAAATTACCGGCGTCCGAAGGCGGCGGTTACGTCCTTAAGAAGGTAGCGGGCAAAGATAG CGGCTACCGGAAGTACCGCGCGGCGGGCACGCGGCGCCTGCACGACATACTCGGCGTGGAGGGCGGCGGgccggcggcgcggcggcgcggcgagCCCGGCCACTCCGTCTCCGACTACCTCAAGTTCAAG GACCTAATCCTGCGCATGCTGGAGTACGACCCGAAGCAGCGCGTGACGCCGTACTACGCGCTGCAGCACAACTTCTTCAAGCGCACCGCCGACGAGTCGACCAACACGCAACAAGCGCAGTCGCATCACCAACATG TGGGCGGCGCGCGGCTGTGGGGCGGCGCCGAGCGCATGGACGTGGAGGGCGTGCGCGATGTGCGCGATGTGCGCGACGTGCGCGATGTGCGCGACGTGCGGCGCGACGACGACCTGCTGCCGGCCGTGTGCGTGCAGCACAGCCCCGTGGCCATCCACTAG